In the genome of Actinomycetota bacterium, one region contains:
- a CDS encoding arginase family protein, which produces MARSLALIGAPSGAGACGVGQEQAPGALRAAGLIEALDEAGVEVTDLGDGPVIPWRPDRDNPLAQNVDAVMETVQTTAGRVADAFSDRTRVALVLGGDCTVGIGTVAGVRRAFGRVGVLYFDLHSDLNTPASGRDGALDWMGLAHMLAIDGTDPRLARAAGPTPLLDPGDIVLFGHDRSQATRFEQSEIERLGLSRVSVEEVRGDPEGAAQRALGLISERSERFVIHLDVDVVDFTDAPLSEISSRNVGLKLDVMFRALSVLASGPGLVAITLAELNPHNATADDGLLERFTASFAVAISGSAQSAEATAAG; this is translated from the coding sequence ATGGCTCGGTCTCTCGCGCTGATCGGCGCACCTTCGGGCGCCGGCGCATGCGGTGTGGGCCAAGAACAGGCGCCGGGGGCACTCCGAGCGGCCGGGCTGATCGAGGCGCTCGACGAGGCGGGCGTCGAGGTGACCGATCTCGGCGACGGGCCGGTGATCCCGTGGCGACCGGACCGGGACAACCCCCTTGCCCAGAACGTCGACGCCGTGATGGAGACGGTCCAGACGACGGCGGGACGGGTGGCGGATGCGTTCTCGGATCGCACCCGAGTTGCGCTCGTGCTGGGCGGCGATTGCACGGTCGGGATCGGGACGGTCGCGGGCGTGCGACGGGCCTTCGGGCGCGTCGGAGTTCTGTATTTCGATCTCCACTCCGATCTGAACACACCGGCGAGCGGTCGTGACGGCGCCCTCGACTGGATGGGGCTCGCGCACATGCTGGCGATCGATGGAACCGATCCGCGGTTGGCGCGGGCGGCCGGACCGACGCCGTTGCTTGACCCGGGCGACATCGTCCTGTTCGGTCACGATCGATCCCAGGCGACCCGGTTCGAACAGAGCGAGATCGAGCGGCTGGGGCTCAGCCGCGTATCGGTCGAAGAGGTTCGGGGCGATCCCGAGGGTGCGGCGCAACGAGCGCTCGGACTCATCTCGGAACGGTCGGAGCGCTTCGTCATCCACCTCGACGTGGACGTGGTCGACTTCACGGACGCGCCGCTCTCCGAGATCTCCTCGCGTAACGTGGGGTTGAAGCTCGATGTCATGTTCCGCGCCTTGAGTGTGCTGGCGTCCGGACCGGGGCTGGTCGCGATCACGCTCGCCGAGTTGAACCCCCACAACGCGACCGCCGATGACGGACTGCTCGAGCGATTCACCGCGTCGTTCGCGGTGGCGATCTCTGGCTCGGCACAGTCAGCCGAGGCCACCGCGGCAGGATGA
- a CDS encoding response regulator transcription factor gives MNVLVVQDEAQTASLIKRGLEAEGFAVRIADDGADGLRLVRSYEFDLVILDLLLPSVSGEEVLARMRQGSANVPIIVLTAKDAVSDRVANLDAGADDYITKPFSFEELLARVRARLRTSDQAESSTVSHGAVTLDLRTREARIDGRSVELTSREFALLETFMRHRGEVLSQPQLLDQVWGYDHEPRSNVVEVYVAYLRKKLRNDIVETVRGMGYRFRG, from the coding sequence GTGAACGTGCTGGTCGTTCAAGACGAAGCCCAGACCGCCTCCCTCATCAAGCGGGGGCTCGAGGCTGAAGGGTTCGCCGTCAGGATCGCCGACGACGGCGCCGACGGTCTGAGGCTCGTCAGGTCGTACGAATTCGACCTGGTCATTCTCGATCTCCTTCTGCCGTCCGTCAGCGGAGAAGAGGTCCTGGCCCGAATGCGCCAAGGGAGCGCCAACGTTCCGATCATCGTCCTCACTGCCAAGGACGCCGTCTCGGACCGGGTGGCCAATCTCGACGCGGGAGCCGACGACTACATCACGAAGCCGTTCAGCTTCGAAGAGCTACTCGCTCGGGTTCGGGCCCGTCTGCGCACCTCGGATCAAGCGGAATCGTCGACGGTTTCTCACGGAGCCGTCACCCTCGACCTGCGGACGAGAGAGGCGCGGATCGACGGACGATCGGTAGAGCTGACCTCTCGGGAGTTTGCTCTACTCGAGACGTTCATGCGTCACCGGGGTGAGGTCTTGTCGCAGCCTCAGCTCCTGGATCAAGTGTGGGGATACGATCACGAACCGAGATCGAACGTGGTCGAGGTCTACGTGGCATACCTCCGCAAGAAACTGCGTAACGACATCGTGGAGACGGTTCGTGGCATGGGGTACCGATTCCGAGGCTGA
- the fdxA gene encoding ferredoxin, which yields MAYVIAEPCIDIKDKACVDECPVDCIYEGPRMLYIQPEECVDCDACVPVCPVTAIFTEDDVPADWKQFNGVNAEWFSEAVTGLGSPGGAAQVGPQDKDHPIVAGWGEAV from the coding sequence ATGGCCTACGTGATCGCGGAACCGTGCATCGACATCAAGGACAAGGCCTGCGTGGACGAGTGCCCGGTCGACTGCATCTACGAGGGGCCCCGGATGCTGTACATCCAGCCCGAGGAATGCGTGGACTGCGATGCCTGTGTGCCGGTATGCCCAGTGACTGCGATCTTCACCGAGGACGACGTGCCCGCTGACTGGAAGCAGTTCAACGGGGTCAACGCCGAGTGGTTCTCGGAAGCCGTTACGGGACTCGGCTCGCCTGGTGGCGCCGCACAGGTCGGCCCGCAGGACAAGGACCATCCAATCGTGGCAGGCTGGGGCGAGGCCGTCTAA
- a CDS encoding DUF1232 domain-containing protein — protein MMRGLLIGLGIAVGIWLIGIIVLIALGRRSQARELATLIPNLLALFRDLLRDPRVPRSAKIWLGVAVVWIASPIDLIPEFIPIAGPLDDAIVAALVLRHLVKLTPPAVVAEHWRGDPRTLRAIVGGKKDDDALGGLRA, from the coding sequence ATGATGCGCGGCCTTCTCATCGGGCTCGGCATCGCGGTTGGAATCTGGCTGATCGGGATCATCGTTCTGATCGCACTAGGGCGGCGATCGCAGGCGCGCGAGCTCGCTACGTTGATCCCGAACCTGCTCGCGCTCTTCCGCGATCTGTTGCGCGATCCGAGGGTGCCCAGAAGCGCCAAGATCTGGCTCGGCGTCGCCGTGGTTTGGATCGCTTCACCCATCGATCTCATTCCGGAGTTCATCCCGATCGCAGGACCGCTCGACGATGCGATCGTGGCGGCGCTCGTGCTCCGTCATCTGGTCAAGCTGACGCCTCCCGCCGTGGTCGCCGAGCACTGGCGCGGTGACCCGAGGACGCTCCGGGCGATCGTGGGAGGCAAGAAAGACGACGACGCTCTGGGAGGTCTCCGAGCGTGA